The following coding sequences lie in one Loxodonta africana isolate mLoxAfr1 chromosome X, mLoxAfr1.hap2, whole genome shotgun sequence genomic window:
- the LOC135228816 gene encoding PWWP domain-containing DNA repair factor 4-like — protein sequence MGVDVMFFPQILAMWPHPLSNTHSIFLHCMFYQSQWPGFFCFAKGISLRGFSFSLFQCLPVISVQCTVVPLVRCDALCGEELQKYPAPGPVLSQTEPKSSSSSTEGHSFPSFSEGGEEKEGKKKADTSAVMSSHPTVMKEGACAKHPEGTPVWPSGTVHTGLKALKAEAQDACPKPRTRSRGSSAFSENTEGTRQGPSKPSSAGAATCSSSSNLRLANRKRKLQTQGAQDGLKKGRPADDSEATGPVKSKSRNGPRQDQPRCVARPQEPCPIERGMVVWFKFQDYPYWPAVVLSVRRVEKTARVLLIEAHMSQERRGIRVPLRRLKPLDCQQKPKLMSRAKKLYGQSVDWCCSLVAHYREAVGRRSFVGSLLEYFTADISYPIRKAIQEGEVDSNFPRVNYNDLEESEEEPHLGGKGHYKKLLPDRRKAARDRGNQKLLDFIVKRKGAERHLLDIVDGRKHSTWLDSFLSSTRHMGCTETYLEDEDQLDVLVRYLQEIYKQIDQRMLTRIKKDKVNFVLEVLVPEAIICSMSALEGLDYKDAEAKYLDGPPVHYREKELFDKKKSLGGKETEIS from the coding sequence ATGGGTGTAGATGTCATGTTTTTCCCCCAAATACTGGCCATGTGGCCACACCCTCTGTCCAATACCCACTCTATCTTTCTTCATTGTATGTTTTATCAATCCCAGTGGCCAGGCTTTTTCTGCTTTGCAAAAGGGATTTCCCTGAGAggtttttccttttccctcttccAGTGTCTGCCGGTAATATCTGTTCAGTGCACGGTGGTGCCTCTCGTGAGGTGTGATGCTCTGTGTGGTGAGGAGCTACAGAAGTACCCAGCCCCGGGTCCTGTCCTGAGTCAAACGGAACCAAAGTCATCATCAAGCTCCACAGAGGGCCACAGTTTCCCTTCATTTTCGGAAGGCGGTGAGGAGAAGGAGGGCAAGAAAAAGGCTGACACCTCAGCAGTTATGTCCTCCCACCCTACGGTCATGAAAGAGGGTGCCTGTGCTAAACACCCAGAGGGCACTCCCGTTTGGCCATCAGGTACCGTGCACACCGGCCTCAAAGCTTTGAAAGCAGAGGCTCAGGATGCCTGCCCAAAGCCCCGGACTAGGTCCCGTGGAAGCTCTGCCTTCTCTGAGAATACTGAGGGCACCAGACAGGGCCCCTCAAAGCCTAGCTCTGCTGGCGCGGCCACGTGCTCCAGCTCCTCTAACCTCCGTCTTGCCAACAGGAAAAGGAAGCTTCAGACACAAGGAGCTCAGGATGGACTGAAAAAAGGGCGACCTGCGGATGACTCAGAGGCTACCGGTCCCGTCAAATCTAAGAGCAGGAACGGACCAAGGCAAGATCAACCTAGGTGCGTTGCTCGCCCACAGGAGCCATGCCCCATAGAAAGAGGAATGGTGGTCTGGTTTAAATTTCAAGATTACCCATACTGGCCAGCAGTGGTACTGAGCGTCCGGAGGGTAGAGAAGACCGCAAGGGTGCTCTTGATTGAGGCCCACATGAGCCAGGAGAGGAGGGGTATCCGAGTCCCTCTCCGAAGACTGAAGCCCTTGGATTGTCAACAGAAACCGAAACTCATGAGCAGAGCCAAGAAGCTGTACGGCCAGAGTGTGGACTGGTGCTGCTCACTGGTGGCCCACTACAGGGAAGCAGTAGGCCGCAGGTCTTTTGTGGGCTCCCTCCTGGAGTATTTTACCGCTGATATTAGTTACCCGATTCGGAAAGCGATCCAGGAGGGCGAGGTGGACAGCAATTTTCCAAGGGTGAATTATAATGACCTGGAGGAGTCTGAGGAGGAGCCCCACCTGGGCGGAAAGGGGCACTACAAGAAACTTCTCCCTGACCGCAGGAAGGCCGCCAGGGACCGAGGCAACCAGAAGCTCCTCGACTTCATTGTGAAAAGAAAGGGGGCCGAAAGACACCTTCTCGACATTGTAGACGGCAGGAAGCACTCCACGTGGCTGGACTCGTTTTTGAGTTCAACCAGGCACATGGGCTGCACTGAGACATACCTGGAGGATGAAGACCAGCTGGACGTCTTGGTCAGATATTTACAAGAAATCTACAAGCAAATAGACCAGAGGATGCTGACGCGGATAAAGAAAGATAAAGTCAATTTTGTTCTGGAAGTCCTTGTGCCAGAAGCAATCATTTGTTCCATGTCTGCGCTGGAGGGATTGGATTACAAGGACGCGGAGGCCAAGTACCTGGATGGGCCACCTGTTCATTACCGGGAAAAAGAGctctttgataaaaaaaaaagccttggtggAAAGGAGACGGAGATTAGTTAG